The following proteins come from a genomic window of Larimichthys crocea isolate SSNF chromosome XV, L_crocea_2.0, whole genome shotgun sequence:
- the hao1 gene encoding 2-Hydroxyacid oxidase 1 → MSQLCVCVSDFEEAARKVLPKAVYDYYRSGADEQNTLADNVTAFNRWSLVPRVLRDVSTVDLSASVLGQKLSMPLCVAATAMQRMAHPEGETATARACQAVGTGMMLSSWATSTIEEVMSAMTSVGPGGVLWMQLYIYKDRDLTLSLVRRAEEAGYKAIFVTVDTPYLGRRWDDMRNRFKLPPHLSMSNFSTASLAFSEGNYGNDSGLAVYVAKAIDPTLCWDNITWLKKQTRLPVILKGVLNGEDAVQAVNYGVDGILVSNHGARQLDGVPATLDVLEEVVRAVQGRCDVYIDGGVRRGTDVLKALALGAKAVFIGRPVLWGLACQGEEGVIELLELLKEELRLAMALSGCRSVSEVSRSLVRRAAFTSRM, encoded by the exons atgtcacagctgtgtgtgtgtgtgtccgactTTGAGGAGGCAGCCAGGAAAGTTCTCCCGAAAGCTGTGTATGACTACTACCGCTCAGGAGCTGATGAGCAAAACACACTGGCTGACAACGTCACTGCTTTCAacag atggtCTCTTGTCCCCCGGGTGTTGAGGGATGTGTCCACAGTGgatctgtctgcctctgtgctcGGACAGAAGCTCAGCATGCCTCTGTGTGTTGCAGCTACAGCGATGCAGAGGATGGCTCATCCTGAGGGAGAGACGGCTACAGCGAGAG CATGCCAAGCAGTGGGAACAGGGATGATGCTGAGCTCTTGGGCTACCTCCACTATagaggaagtgatgtcagcAATGACATCAGTGGGCCCTGGAGGTGTCCTGTGGATGCAGCTTTATATCTATAAAGACAGGGACCTCACACTATCATTGGTCCGCCGAGCAGAGGAGGCGGGCTATAAGGCCATCTTTGTTACCGTGGATACACCATACCTGGGGAGGAGATGGGATGACATGCGCAATCGCTTCAAACTGCCCCCACATCTGAG catGTCTAACTTCTCAACAGCCTCACTGGCTTTCTCTGAGGGGAACTATGGCAATGACAGCGGTTTGGCTGTTTATGTTGCCAAAGCGATCGACCCCACTCTCTGCTGGGACAACATCACGTGGCTGAAGAAACAAACACGACTACCTGTGATTCTGAAGGGAGTACTgaatg gtGAGGATGCTGTCCAGGCTGTGAATTATGGTGTTGATGGCATCTTGGTGTCCAATCACGGAGCTCGACAACTGGATGGAGTTCCTGCCaca ctggaTGTGCTGGAGGAGGTAGTGAGGGCGGTACAGGGTCGCTGTGATGTCTACATTGATGGAGGAGTGAGGCGGGGGACAGACGTCCTGAAGGCTTTAGCTCTGGGAGCAAAGGCTGTGTTCATTGGCCGACCGGTGCTGTGGGGCCTCGCCTGTCAG ggcgAAGAGGGGGTCATTGAGCTTCTGGAACTTCTAAAAGAGGAGTTGCGACTGGCTATGGCCCTgtcag gttgtCGTTCTGTATCAGAGGTCAGCAGGTCCCTGGTCAGGAGAGCAGCGTTTACCTCCAGGATGTGA